Proteins co-encoded in one Scomber scombrus chromosome 14, fScoSco1.1, whole genome shotgun sequence genomic window:
- the grk1b gene encoding rhodopsin kinase GRK1b, with the protein MDIGGLETVVANSAYVSARGSVDGNAAATMRDKKMRARLKLPHIRECEHTKTTVDTTFDSMCVKQPIGKRLFQQFLQSDTIHKNAGDLWKDIEDYKVCQEKDRVQKAQKIVNKYHDSASKNFCSFLEEKVVTRVKEDFKNVRGDLFKESEQQLLKHLENAIDGFKNSMYFLRYVQFKWMESQPFDEEWFMDFRVLGKGGFGEVFACQAKATGKMYANKKLDKKRLKKRKGYGGAIVEKRILAKVHSRFIVTLAYAFQTKTDLCLVMTIMNGGDLRFHMYNVDEKNPGFNEKRACFYTAQVICGLEHLHQHRIVYRDLKPENVLLDDAGHVRLSDLGLAVELPPGQDKTSGYAGTPGFMAPELLQKKEYDYSVDYFTLGVTVYEMIAAKGPFRVRGEKVENEEVTRRILNDPVSYTPKFSKECTDICEGLMAKDPEKRLGFKNNECAELKNQPFFKEINWGRLDAGMLPPPFVPDPKMVYAKDIDDVGAFSIIKGLVMDNKDTEFFNDFASGNVPIPWQEEMIETGVFGELNIWGENGKLPNDLDPNYVEVKGGGCVLL; encoded by the exons ATGGACATTGGTGGTTTGGAGACGGTGGTGGCAAACTCTGCCTATGTCTCGGCCCGTGGTAGTGTGGACGGAAATGCAGCAGCCACCATGCGTGACAAGAAGATGCGAGCCAGGCTGAAACTCCCACACATCAGAGAATGTGAACACACGAAGACGACTGTAGACACGACCTTTGACAGCATGTGTGTCAAACAGCCAATTGGCAAGCGCCTGTTCCAACAGTTTCTGCAGAGCGACACAATCCATAAGAATGCTGGGGATCTGTGGAAAGACATCGAAGACTACAAAGTATGTCAAGAAAAGGACAGAGTACAGAAGGCacaaaaaatcgtcaataagtACCATGACTCAGCATCAAAGAATTTTTGCAGCTTCCTGGAGGAGAAGGTCGTCACTCGAGTGAAGGAAGACTTCAAAAATGTCCGTGGTGACCTGTTTAAAGAGAGTGAGCAACAACTGCTCAAACACCTGGAGAACGCCATAGATGGCTTCAAGAACAGCATGTACTTCCTGCGTTATGTTCAGTTCAAATGGATGGAGAGCCAGCCTTTTGATGAGGAGTGGTTCATGGACTTCAGAGTCCTGGGTAAAGGAGGTTTCGGGGAAGTGTTTGCTTGCCAGGCTAAGGCAACAGGCAAAATGTACGCCAATAAAAAGCTGGATAAAAAGAGGCTGAAGAAACGTAAAGGCTATGGG GGAGCAATTGTGGAGAAGCGCATCCTCGCAAAAGTTCACAGTCGCTTCATTGTGACACTGGCTTACGCCTTCCAGACCAAGACTGACCTCTGCCTAGTTATGACCATCATGAATGGTGGAGACCTCAG GTTTCATATGTATAATGTGGATGAAAAAAATCCTGGTTTTAATGAGAAGAGAGCATGTTTCTATACAGCTCAGGTCATCTGTGGACTGGAGCACCTTCACCAGCACAGGATCGTCTACAGAGACCTGAAACCAGAAAATGTACTGCTGGATGATGCAG GACACGTTCGCCTGTCAGATTTGGGTCTGGCTGTTGAACTTCCACCAGGGCAAGACAAGACTTCTGGATATGCAGGAACTCCAG GTTTCATGGCTCCAGAGCTGCTCCAGAAGAAGGAGTATGACTACTCAGTGGACTATTTTACTCTGGGGGTCACAGTGTATGAGATGATTGCAGCTAAAGGGCCCTTTAGAGTACGAGGAGAAAAG GTTGAGAATGAAGAGGTAACTCGCAGAATCTTGAATGATCCAGTTTCATACACACCCAAATTTAGCAAAGAGTGCACAGATATTTGTGAAGGCCTGATGGCAAAGGACCCAGAGAAACGCCTCGGGTTCAAAAATAACGAGTGCGCTGAGCTCAAGAATCAGCCATTCTTCAAAGAGATTAACTGGGGCCGTCTGGATGCAG GCATGCTACCTCCTCCATTTGTACCTGATCCTAAGATGGTCTACGCTAAAGATATTGACGATGTGGGAGCCTTCAGCATAATTAAAGGTTTGGTCATGGATAATAAGGACACAGAGTTCTTCAATGATTTTGCCTCTGGCAACGTCCCAATCCCATGGCAGGAGGAGATGATTGAGACAGGTGTGTTTGGGGAGCTGAATATCTGGGGAGAGAATGGCAAACTACCCAATGACCTCGACCCGAACTATGTGGAGGTCAAAGGTGGAGGATGTGTACTTCTTTGA
- the LOC133994211 gene encoding transmembrane 4 L6 family member 4-like yields MCTGKCTGCIGVILYPLVVISIICNIMLFFPGWDIKYVKDGHITVEVKYLGGLLGGGLMVLIPAIYIHMTEVNRCCGNRCGMFLSIPFAAVALLGALYSFAVATLALHNGPLCKNETWTTPFNDKNFKYLTNYKSWGDCTEPKNIVQFNTVLFVILLVTSCLQGLLCAIQMIIGLIGCVCGVFFNKEEP; encoded by the exons ATGTGTACTGGAAAATGCACAGGTTGCATTGGTGTTATTCTGTACCCATTAGTGGTCATATCCATCATCTGTAACATAATGCTGTTCTTTCCTGGCTGGGACATCAAGTATGTCAAAGATGGACATATTACTGTGGAGGTGAAATACTTGGGaggactccttggaggggggTTAATG GTGTTGATCCCAGCAATTTACATCCACATGACTGAAGTAAACAGATGCTGTGGAAACCGCTGCGGG ATGTTCTTATCGATTCCGTTCGCTGCAGTGGCTTTGCTTGGGGCCCTGTACAGTTTCGCTGTAGCCACGCTCGCTTTGCATAATGGGCCCCTCTGCAAAAATGAGACATGGACAACACCTTTTAATGACAA GAATTTCAAGTACCTGACTAATTACAAGTCGTGGGGAGATTGCACCGAGCCTAAGAACATCGTGCAGTTCAACACTGTATTGTTCGTCATTCTGCTGGTCACAAGCTGTCTCCAGGGGCTGCTCTGCGCCATCCAGATGATCATCGGCCTAATTGGGTGCGTGTGTGGAGTCTTCTTCAACAAAGAG GAACCATGA
- the LOC133993922 gene encoding mannose-P-dolichol utilization defect 1 protein-like isoform X1 produces MFQMCGRRVMADVSRLTIQQCKLIWVNKNCDIVLNVYSSRFGQKKNVLGIHSALSSCKVHGSQHLHLTFFILVAVPCLKFVLKKIAGIWILLDIFLVQLLQLLKILWRGNAEGLSLSSVLLQLYAFSCPVVYAVTNSFPLFAWSERLLTLAQTVVITFLILHYRGDTLTGALFLLAYSGLMFLLGSHAATAVVSVMQSSSLPALIASKVLQIRANYSNGHTGQLSSLSVFLSCAGSLGLAFVSVQEEGGSLATLSHILSACLSCVLLAQVLCYKSSNKKKSD; encoded by the exons ATGTTCCAGATGTGCGGGAGGCGTGTTATGGCAGATGTTTCGCGTCTTACAATTCAACAATGTAAACTTATTTGGGTAAACAAAAACTGTGACATTGTGTTAAACGTATATTCTTCACGTTTCggtcaaaaaaaaaatgttttggggaTTCATTCCGCGTTATCCAGCTGCAAGGTTCACGGCTCACAACATctgcatttaacatttttcatcctTGTCGCAGTGCCTTGTCTTAAGTTTGTCCTGAAGAAAATTGCTGGAATTTGGATCCTCCTGGACATTTTTCTGG TGCAGCTACTTCAGTTGCTGAAGATACTCTGGAGAGGAAATGCAGAGGGCCTGAGTCTATCCTCCGTCCTGCTGCAGCTTTATGCCTTCTCATGTCCTGTTGTGTATGCAGTGACCAACAGCTTCCCACTCTT TGCCTGGAGTGAGAGGCTACTCACGTTGGCCCAGACAGTAGTGATCACCTTCCTCATCCTGCATTATCGTGGTGATACCCTCACAG GAGCGCTGTTTCTTTTGGCTTACAGTGGTTTAATGTTCCTCCTGGGCTCCCATGCAGCCACTGCAGTCGTCTCAGTGATGCAGTCTTCCAGTCTGCCAGCTTTAATTGCAAGCAAG GTTCTCCAGATCAGAGCAAACTACTCTAATGGTCACACAGGCCAActgtcctctctgtctgtattcTTATCGTGCGCAGGGTCTTTGGGTCTCGCCTTTGTGTCTGTGCAG GAGGAAGGAGGCTCTCTCGCTACTCTGTCTCACATTCTGTCCGCCTGTCTCAGCTGTGTCCTCCTGGCCCAGGTCCTCTGCTACAAGAGCAGTAATAAAAAGAAGAGTGATTAG
- the LOC133993922 gene encoding mannose-P-dolichol utilization defect 1 protein-like isoform X2 — translation MATSPVKEFLVTYFMPTKCYEELFVNLHLHVPCLKFVLKKIAGIWILLDIFLVQLLQLLKILWRGNAEGLSLSSVLLQLYAFSCPVVYAVTNSFPLFAWSERLLTLAQTVVITFLILHYRGDTLTGALFLLAYSGLMFLLGSHAATAVVSVMQSSSLPALIASKVLQIRANYSNGHTGQLSSLSVFLSCAGSLGLAFVSVQEEGGSLATLSHILSACLSCVLLAQVLCYKSSNKKKSD, via the exons ATGGCCACGTCTCCCGTCAAAGAGTTCCTGGTTACATATTTTATGCCAACTAAATGTTACGAGGAGCTTTTTGTCAACCTTCACTTGCACG TGCCTTGTCTTAAGTTTGTCCTGAAGAAAATTGCTGGAATTTGGATCCTCCTGGACATTTTTCTGG TGCAGCTACTTCAGTTGCTGAAGATACTCTGGAGAGGAAATGCAGAGGGCCTGAGTCTATCCTCCGTCCTGCTGCAGCTTTATGCCTTCTCATGTCCTGTTGTGTATGCAGTGACCAACAGCTTCCCACTCTT TGCCTGGAGTGAGAGGCTACTCACGTTGGCCCAGACAGTAGTGATCACCTTCCTCATCCTGCATTATCGTGGTGATACCCTCACAG GAGCGCTGTTTCTTTTGGCTTACAGTGGTTTAATGTTCCTCCTGGGCTCCCATGCAGCCACTGCAGTCGTCTCAGTGATGCAGTCTTCCAGTCTGCCAGCTTTAATTGCAAGCAAG GTTCTCCAGATCAGAGCAAACTACTCTAATGGTCACACAGGCCAActgtcctctctgtctgtattcTTATCGTGCGCAGGGTCTTTGGGTCTCGCCTTTGTGTCTGTGCAG GAGGAAGGAGGCTCTCTCGCTACTCTGTCTCACATTCTGTCCGCCTGTCTCAGCTGTGTCCTCCTGGCCCAGGTCCTCTGCTACAAGAGCAGTAATAAAAAGAAGAGTGATTAG
- the slc25a35 gene encoding solute carrier family 25 member 35 yields MDFVLSGVSACGACLFTNPLEVVKTRMQLQGELKSRGTYQIYYRNVFHAFYTIGKVEGLSGLQKGLAPGLVYQFCMNGVRLGSYAIIESSGYIHTNGRVSALKTTIAGAVAGVVGAVMGSPIYLVKTHLQSQSTSSIAVGHQYQHQGMTQALAAIYRQHGILGLWRGSSAAVPRVSVGSAAQLSTFSSSKELVIDLQMFPKDSWLVALTAGMISSVVVVMAMTPFDVVSTRLYNQPVDHLGKGQLYKGFTDCFSKTLRKEGLTGLYKGLGASYFRIGPHTILSLFFWDELRKMYWQLR; encoded by the exons ATGGATTTTGTACTGAGCGGGGTCTCAGCTTGCGGAGCGTGTCTGTTCACCAACCCGCTGGAGGTGGTCAAAACGCGGATGCAGCTGCAAGGAGAGCTCAAGAGCCGGGGCACCTACCAGATTTACTATCGCAACGTGTTCCACGCTTTTTACACCATCGGGAAGGTGGAGGGACTTTCCGGCTTACAGAAAGGACTGGCACCCGGGTTGGTGTATCAGTTTTGTATGAATGGAGTCAGGCTCGGCTCTTACGCCATCATTGAATCCTCTGGTTACATCCACACCAACGGAAGGGTCAGCGCGCTCAAAACTACGATAGCAGGGGCTGTGGCAGGAGTGGTGGGAGCAGTGATGGGCAGTCCTATATACTTG GTAAAGACTCATCTGCAGAGTCAGTCTACTTCCTCCATCGCTGTCGGACATCAGTATCAACACCAG GGGATGACCCAGGCCCTGGCAGCCATCTACAGGCAGCATGGCATTCTGGGATTGTGGAGGGGCTCCAGTGCTGCAGTACCAAGGGTCAGCGTGGGATCAGCTGCTCAACtctccaccttctcctcctccaagGAGCTTGTGATTGACCTGCAG ATGTTCCCAAAGGACAGCTGGTTGGTGGCCCTGACCGCCGGGATGATAAGCAgcgtggtggtggtgatggccATGACGCCTTTTGATGTAGTGAGCACACGGCTCTACAACCAGCCCGTGGATCATCTCGGCAAG GGCCAGCTTTATAAAGGATTCACTGACTGCTTCTCTAAGACTCTGAGAAAGGAGGGTTTGACAGGACTCTACAAAGGCTTGGGAGCCTCTTATTTCCGGATCGGTCCACACACCATTCTATCTTTGTTCTTCTGGGATGAACTGCGCAAAATGTACTGGCAGTTAAGATAA